The following proteins are encoded in a genomic region of Magallana gigas chromosome 1, xbMagGiga1.1, whole genome shotgun sequence:
- the LOC105334835 gene encoding cell death abnormality protein 1 produces MADETNILTSYLLGFSLYISNTTNKEDGVLCYMDKSYTRKTIPNNFNIMCRQNGRFVIYYNNRTQFPLPDGYSVSAESDLCEVEVYGCSKSRHFGDNCSTPCQQNCLEGRCDVVDGTCLGCIPGYTGPTCDTACGNNTYGPNCAMTCGNHVTGLCPPECISGFKGERCDEACGNNTYGPNCAMTCGNCSYFYGEQCHHVTGVCPRECISGFKGARCDEAYDSVFLTESNSKRDVLLYTFIVLFGVSAVINIIFIVRCRRHQIFEQQYKEDKQDSKHDKKFKSANEEYDHPLESGRYQELGVVNQMSLYDKLE; encoded by the exons ATGGCGG atgaaacaaacattttaaccAGTTACTTGCTCGGATTCTCGCTCTATATATCAAACACAACTAATAAGGAAGATGGGGTACTTTGTTATATGGATAAATCATATACAAGGAAGACAATACCTAACAATTTCAACATAATGTGTCGTCAGAATGGGCGATTCGTCATCTACTACAACAACAGAACACAATTTCCTCTCCCTGATGGATATAGTGTCTCCGCAGAAAGCGATCTCTGTGAAGTAGAAGTATATG GTTGTTCGAAATCGCGCCATTTTGGAGACAACTGTTCTACACCTTGCCAACAGAACTGTTTAGAGGGACGGTGTGACGTCGTGGATGGAACATGTCTAGGCTGCATTCCAGGATACACAGGACCTACATGTGATACAG CATGTGGTAACAATACATATGGACCAAACTGCGCAATGACTTGTGGGAATCACGTGACTGGTTTATGTCCACCTGAGTGTATTTCTGGTTTTAAAGGTGAACGCTGTGATGAAG CATGTGGTAACAATACATATGGACCAAACTGCGCAATGACTTGTGGGAATTGTTCCTACTTCTACGGGGAACAATGTCATCACGTGACTGGTGTTTGTCCACGTGAGTGTATTTCTGGTTTCAAAGGTGCACGATGTGATGAAG cATATGATTCAGTATTCCTTACTGAATCAAACAGTAAGCGAGATGTTCTACTCTATacctttattgttttatttggtGTCAGTGCGGTTATCAACATCATATTTATTGTGAg aTGCAGAAGACATCAAATATTTGAACAACAATATAAAGAAGACAAACAAGACAGcaaacatgataaaaaattcaaaagtgcAAATGAAGAATATGACCATCCGTTAGAAAGTGGAAGGTATCAGGAATTGGGAGTTGTCAATCAAATGTCACTTTATGATAAACTTGAATGA
- the LOC105323883 gene encoding uncharacterized protein has product MHIMALFLIYFLKFIYETRAYENIALNKPAWQQYPYTSQWVADLAVDGRKSNLSGYGGQCAVSAYGHPTSEWRVDLLEILSIVYINVQYRTENVVWDKYNGYYTHYRGFSIYISNTTKKEDGLMCFRDTNYTVETIPNPINISCHLNGRYVIYYNNRTNHPLPPDYSFYAFTDLCEVEVYGCSNSTYFGDNCTTPCHQNCLDGRCDVVDGTCLGCVQGYTGTMSDTVK; this is encoded by the exons ATGCATATCATGGCGctgtttttgatatattttttgaagtttatttACGAAACAAGAGCCTACG aaaacatcgCCCTAAATAAACCAGCGTGGCAGCAGTATCCTTACACCAGTCAATGGGTAGCCGATCTTGCTGTTGACGGACGGAAATCGAACCTCTCAGGTTATGGAGGACAGTGTGCGGTATCAGCATACGGGCATCCAACTTCAGAATGGCGGGTAGACCTGTTGGAAATTCTCAGTATAGTTTACATCAATGTACAGTACAGGACGGAAAATGTTGTATGgg aTAAATATAACGGCTACTATACTCATTACCGTGGATTCTCGATCTACATATCAAACACAACTAAAAAGGAAGATGGATTAATGTGTTTTAGAGACACCAACTATACAGTGGAAACAATACCTAACCCTATTAACATATCGTGTCATCTGAATGGGAGATATGTCATCTACTACAACAACAGAACAAATCATCCCTTGCCTCCAGATTATAGTTTCTATGCCTTTACTGATCTCTGTGAAGTAGAAGTATACg GTTGTTCGAATTCGACTTATTTTGGAGATAACTGTACTACACCTTGTCATCAGAACTGTTTGGATGGACGGTGTGACGTCGTGGATGGAACGTGTCTAGGCTGTGTTCAAGGATACACAGGAACCATGTCTGATACAG TCAAATGA